One Prosthecobacter sp. SYSU 5D2 DNA window includes the following coding sequences:
- a CDS encoding glycosyltransferase family 9 protein, with translation MIVKPSSLGDIVHTLPAVQAIKEAYPAIKIRWLANTEWTPLLQGSSLLEEVIAFPRKQCRGLPGLFILRRWAKSWRSMGREDPEIVLDFQGLFRSGYLSRTRGSNPVIGLSDSREGARFFHDHVIPVDASAHAVDRYLALPRAFGIPVDTGRLTFPLAEGRSPAGWPDRRDLIVLHPWSRGEGKSLSPEVLQALCTALAPLPVVLVGMSQGAAIPAGDHITDFSNRTSLAELVWVLRQARFVISVDSGPMHIAAGVNDRVLGIHTWSDPRQVGPYNPNAWVWKAGRIDHRSAFHPGECESEKQVSAADARHIADFVRNFQD, from the coding sequence GTGATCGTAAAACCCAGTTCGCTTGGCGATATCGTCCACACCCTGCCCGCTGTGCAGGCGATCAAGGAGGCGTATCCGGCGATAAAAATCCGCTGGCTGGCGAATACGGAGTGGACCCCGCTTTTACAGGGTTCCTCACTGCTGGAAGAGGTCATTGCCTTTCCGCGCAAGCAATGCCGGGGGCTGCCGGGACTCTTCATTCTGCGGCGCTGGGCCAAAAGCTGGCGCAGCATGGGGCGGGAAGACCCGGAGATAGTGCTGGATTTCCAGGGGCTGTTTCGTAGCGGATACCTGTCCCGCACACGCGGTTCCAACCCTGTCATCGGCCTCTCGGATTCGCGTGAGGGCGCCCGGTTCTTTCATGATCATGTTATTCCGGTGGATGCCTCCGCTCATGCGGTGGACCGCTACCTGGCCCTGCCACGGGCCTTTGGCATTCCGGTGGATACAGGGCGGCTCACCTTTCCTTTGGCAGAAGGGCGTTCGCCTGCCGGCTGGCCTGACAGAAGGGACTTGATCGTTTTGCATCCCTGGTCGCGGGGAGAAGGAAAATCGCTTTCGCCCGAGGTCCTGCAGGCGCTCTGCACTGCCCTGGCTCCACTGCCTGTGGTGCTGGTTGGCATGTCCCAGGGAGCCGCGATTCCTGCCGGCGACCACATCACGGATTTCAGCAACCGGACCTCCCTGGCGGAACTGGTTTGGGTATTGCGGCAGGCCCGCTTTGTCATCAGCGTGGACAGTGGGCCCATGCACATTGCCGCCGGAGTGAATGACCGTGTCCTCGGCATTCACACCTGGAGTGATCCGCGTCAGGTGGGCCCCTATAATCCGAACGCATGGGTCTGGAAGGCGGGCCGGATTGACCATCGCAGCGCCTTTCATCCGGGGGAGTGCGAAAGTGAAAAGCAGGTCTCCGCTGCCGATGCCCGGCACATCGCGGACTTCGTGCGCAACTTCCAAGACTAA
- a CDS encoding DNA-binding protein: MRNDESEEPRRGSPALHSEKIMTDRKIFFLDLKENERGRVIKITEDVRGRRDTIMLPLEAADEFLDALQRILEVERDLE; the protein is encoded by the coding sequence ATGAGGAACGACGAATCTGAAGAGCCTAGGCGCGGCAGCCCAGCGCTGCATTCTGAGAAGATCATGACTGACCGGAAGATCTTCTTCCTCGATCTCAAGGAAAACGAGCGTGGACGCGTGATCAAGATCACAGAAGACGTGCGCGGACGCCGTGATACCATCATGCTGCCTCTGGAAGCCGCCGATGAATTTCTGGACGCGCTTCAGCGCATCCTGGAAGTCGAGCGCGATCTGGAGTAA
- a CDS encoding serine/threonine-protein kinase — protein MTEEEIFYAILTLEDSQAQRRMLEEQCRHDPVLYRRVEALLDSLKAENFMRVHLEPPTTVQPLLKTESEVIGPYKLLQQIGEGGFGTVWMAEQTLPVQRRVALKIIKAGMDTKEVIARFEQERQALAMMEHPNIARVLDAGATETGRPYFVMELVRGIPITRFCDEHLLTPQARVTLFISVCRAVQHAHMKGVIHRDLKPSNILVTLHDGVPVAKVIDFGIAKAMQQRLTDKTLFTHFEQMVGTPLYMAPEQAELSGLDIDTRCDIYALGVLLYELLTGHTPFSQDELMKAGFDEMRRLIREREPRKPSTLLKTMAAATASTVASHRQSEPPKLIGLLKGDLDWIVMKAMEKDRRRRYETASALADDLQRHLDHEPVLARPPSTVYRLQKLLQKNRAAFITVALVALSLLAGLAISTTLYVRLRIEEAQRAVEAAQFAIMSGEDEWITAAIRECKEAGVPRAFIGLLQGEQHLIQGRVEEAIKTLEELVQEAPNSIPARALLATAHDLTDDTRSYHRVMATLADAQPKEREDYLILGHALSHSQDAHERQQGVEFMAHAIHQMRDSPMARVLLAEARTRLAIHSRNLEEIQEALADINAARGWQRHGIAVLAISSWAHAVGAQIAQEKGRTDLRDSWLAVARTDGEQLATFTSYYAEKYLKLQRAIFDSLKKG, from the coding sequence ATGACGGAGGAGGAAATTTTTTATGCCATCCTCACTCTGGAGGATTCGCAGGCACAGAGGCGGATGCTGGAGGAGCAATGTCGTCATGACCCTGTTTTGTACCGGCGTGTGGAGGCCCTGCTTGACTCCTTGAAGGCAGAAAACTTCATGCGGGTGCATTTGGAACCTCCGACGACTGTGCAGCCGCTGCTGAAAACGGAGAGCGAGGTCATCGGCCCCTACAAGCTGCTGCAGCAGATCGGTGAAGGTGGCTTTGGCACCGTCTGGATGGCGGAGCAGACGCTGCCCGTGCAGCGCCGGGTGGCACTGAAGATCATCAAGGCGGGCATGGATACCAAGGAGGTCATCGCCCGCTTTGAGCAGGAGCGCCAGGCGCTCGCCATGATGGAACACCCGAATATTGCCCGCGTGCTGGATGCCGGGGCTACGGAAACCGGGCGTCCTTATTTTGTCATGGAACTGGTGCGGGGCATCCCGATCACGCGTTTTTGTGATGAGCATCTTCTCACGCCTCAGGCCAGAGTGACGCTTTTCATCAGTGTTTGCCGCGCCGTCCAGCATGCGCACATGAAAGGCGTCATCCACCGGGATCTGAAGCCTTCCAACATCCTCGTCACGCTGCATGATGGCGTGCCGGTGGCCAAGGTCATTGATTTCGGCATCGCCAAGGCCATGCAGCAGCGCCTGACGGACAAGACGCTCTTCACCCATTTTGAGCAGATGGTCGGCACGCCCTTGTACATGGCCCCGGAGCAGGCTGAGCTTAGCGGCCTGGACATTGATACCCGCTGCGACATCTACGCACTGGGCGTCCTGTTATACGAACTGCTCACCGGCCACACACCCTTCAGCCAGGATGAGCTGATGAAGGCCGGGTTTGATGAAATGCGGCGTCTGATCCGTGAGCGTGAGCCCAGAAAGCCCTCCACCCTTTTAAAAACAATGGCCGCCGCGACCGCCAGCACAGTTGCCAGCCATCGTCAGAGCGAACCCCCGAAACTCATTGGCCTGCTCAAAGGGGACCTGGACTGGATCGTCATGAAGGCCATGGAAAAGGACCGGAGGCGGCGGTATGAAACAGCCAGCGCGCTCGCGGACGACCTTCAGCGCCATTTGGATCACGAGCCCGTGCTGGCACGACCGCCCAGCACCGTTTATCGCCTGCAGAAGCTGCTGCAAAAAAACCGTGCGGCATTTATTACGGTCGCGCTTGTTGCGCTATCTTTGCTGGCAGGCCTGGCCATTTCCACCACTCTTTATGTTAGGCTGAGGATCGAGGAAGCCCAGCGTGCGGTGGAAGCGGCCCAGTTTGCCATCATGAGCGGCGAGGATGAATGGATCACGGCGGCCATCCGGGAATGCAAAGAGGCAGGTGTGCCCAGAGCGTTCATTGGGCTGCTGCAGGGAGAGCAGCACTTGATCCAGGGCCGTGTGGAAGAGGCCATCAAAACGCTGGAAGAACTCGTCCAAGAAGCCCCCAATAGCATCCCGGCCAGGGCACTCCTGGCCACTGCCCATGATTTGACAGATGACACCCGCAGCTACCACCGGGTGATGGCCACCCTGGCCGATGCGCAGCCCAAAGAAAGAGAGGATTACCTGATTCTGGGGCACGCACTCAGCCATAGCCAAGATGCCCATGAGCGGCAGCAGGGAGTGGAATTCATGGCCCACGCGATTCATCAGATGCGGGATTCCCCCATGGCCCGCGTGCTCCTGGCTGAGGCGCGCACCCGCCTGGCGATTCACAGCCGCAATTTGGAAGAGATCCAGGAGGCCCTCGCTGACATCAATGCCGCCCGTGGCTGGCAGCGGCACGGGATCGCCGTGCTCGCCATCAGCTCCTGGGCTCACGCAGTCGGTGCTCAGATTGCCCAGGAGAAAGGGCGGACCGACTTGCGTGATTCGTGGCTGGCTGTAGCCAGGACCGATGGTGAACAGCTTGCCACCTTCACCAGCTATTACGCCGAGAAGTACTTGAAGCTTCAACGCGCCATTTTTGACAGTTTGAAAAAGGGCTGA
- a CDS encoding OmpA family protein produces MKTTFLFLSALAVVQLPVTLNAQVTVVTPPEAVTPPSVVIESGVVTPSGAPQAPGVETRGRARAMALDAAEARRQLSVAPQVIVVQGGKPPAVTAVPVPTPSTDTVKTTKTTTVIETPGQPTRVYNAERNVVVIQDQGQNRELPYVTLPVLFVKETAELLDDESRKALEQIAGVIMAIVNTESGTVFDIEGHTSTDGTDEFNMELSAARAKRIYDELTQNYGVPANVLSAHGYGEMYPRYPEGTEEQMQMDRRVLVVRTK; encoded by the coding sequence ATGAAAACTACATTCCTTTTTCTGTCGGCTCTGGCCGTGGTCCAGCTGCCGGTGACACTCAACGCTCAAGTGACTGTGGTGACTCCGCCGGAAGCGGTGACTCCCCCTTCGGTGGTGATCGAGTCTGGTGTTGTGACACCGTCGGGTGCCCCACAGGCGCCGGGAGTGGAAACGCGCGGCCGTGCCCGTGCCATGGCCCTGGATGCAGCGGAGGCCCGGCGCCAGCTTTCCGTGGCTCCGCAAGTGATCGTCGTGCAGGGAGGAAAGCCCCCTGCCGTCACGGCGGTGCCAGTGCCCACCCCTTCCACAGATACCGTTAAGACAACAAAGACGACCACGGTCATTGAGACTCCCGGCCAGCCAACCCGTGTTTACAACGCGGAGCGCAACGTGGTGGTTATTCAGGACCAGGGTCAGAACCGCGAGCTTCCCTATGTGACCCTTCCGGTGCTGTTCGTCAAAGAAACCGCTGAACTTCTGGACGATGAATCCCGCAAAGCCCTGGAACAGATCGCCGGTGTCATCATGGCCATCGTTAATACGGAATCAGGAACCGTCTTCGACATTGAAGGGCACACCAGCACGGATGGCACGGATGAGTTCAACATGGAACTCTCGGCTGCCCGCGCCAAACGCATTTATGACGAACTGACGCAAAACTATGGAGTGCCTGCCAATGTGCTGAGCGCCCACGGTTATGGAGAAATGTACCCTCGCTATCCGGAAGGCACGGAGGAGCAGATGCAGATGGACCGCCGGGTGCTCGTGGTGCGGACAAAATAA